The Sebaldella sp. S0638 DNA segment ACATAAAGGTGGTTATTTTGGGGCAGGATCCGTATCACGGGGAAAATCAGGCTCATGGAATGAGTTTTTCCGTTAAGCCAAATATTAAAGTTCCGCCGAGTCTTAAAAATATATATAAAGAATTAGAATCTGATCTGGGAATAAAGCCCCCGAGTCATGGATACTTGATTTCATGGGCAAAAGAAGGGGTACTTTTAATGAATACCAGCTGGAGTGTAGAAGCGGGAAAAGCTGCCAGCCATAAGAGTTTTGGATGGAATAAGTTTACGAAAAAAGTTTTGGATGTTTTAAATAACTATGATAAACCGCTTGTTTTTATTTTATGGGGTAATCATGCAATTAATGCAGCAAAAGGAATTACCAATCCAAAGCATTTACTTATAAAGGGAATTCATCCGTCTCCATTAGCTGCAAACGGAGGTTTCTTCGGAAGCAAACCTTTTTCACAGACAAATACATTTCTTGAAAAAGAAGGACGTGGTGCTGTAAATTGGGAAATTCCTGAACTAGACGGGAGTACGCCCAAAACTAAACCATTAAAAAAACCAGCTAAAACCAAAAAAGAGCCCAAGCCTAAAGTACAAACAAAGGAATCAGAGAAAAAGGCAATAAATACAGAAGAAGATACCGAAGGTATGAAAATTGAAATAGCAGAAAACCGATATAGATTAAAAGAAAATGGAAAATGGTTTTTAATAAATGAAAAAGACGAAAAACTGACAAAACAAGGGTATGACAGAATATGCGGACTGGTAAAGAACTTTCTACGGGTAAAAAATAACGGGTTAACAGGGCTTATAAATTTAGACGGGGAAGTTTTGCATGAACCGGAATATTCACATATTTCAAAATACACTACAGAAATGCATGAAAAAGGTTTTCAGATTTTTACAAAAAATGGAATTGGTTTTATGAATTCAAAAGGAAAAGAAATTATACCGCCGAAATTTTATGAGTACAAAATCATTGGTGATAATTGTTACTTAGCTAAAATGAAAAGTTACGGGGATACTGCCGTTTATGATAAAAACGGCAATGAAATTATTCCTCCGATATATCATAGAATTGAAGATGCGGGAAACGGCTATTTTAAAATATATAGTAAAACAGGAAAAGCTTTTGATTATGCATATGCTCTTTTTTCACCCCTTGGGGAACAGCTGACAGAGTTTAAATACGGGGATATGGGACAAATTCATAATGACTTTATAAGAGCAAGGTTAAGTCCGAAGTTTGTTATGGAATCACCGGGAGTCCAAATGCAGAACCCTGATCGTCAATGGACATTTTTAGATGAAAACGGGAAAGAAATAACAGATGTGATTTTTGATGATGCCGGAGATTTTGAGGATGGTTTAGCCCCTGTTTGTATAGATAAAAAAGTTGGTTTTTTAAATACAAAAGGAGAGCTTGTCATTGATCATAAGTATCAGCAGTATGTTAACATGGGGTTTGACGGCGGGCTTTGCCGTGTCGGGGATGAAAATGACCGGATGGGAGTTATTAATACCAAAGGGGAAACTGTTATTCCATTTGAATATAATGTGATTTCCAAATTTAAAAATGGTGTTGCATTTGCCCTTTTAGGTGATGATGGTGATGACTTTTTATATATTGATATAAATAATAATAAATATTATCCAAAGTTCTTACAAGAGGAAAACAGATGGGTCTGTGTCGACAGTGATGATAATATAGCAGAAAATATAGAAATAAATATGGAAAGAGAAATAATCGAAGATAGTATAAACTTTAGCTTTGAGGGAAAAGTCGGATTTAGGGATTCAAAAGGGAAAGTTTTTATTGAGCCGATTTATGATGAAACGAGTGCTTTTTTCTGGGGTGGAATTGCAGCAGCCCAGCTAAACGGGAAATGGGGCTTTATTAACAGAAAAAATGAAGTAATCGTGCCGTTTGAGTATGAAAATGCAGGATTTATTATGAAAGGCTACGGAGTTGTTCAAAAAGAAGATGAAAGTGTTATGCTTGTCGGAGAAAACGGACTTTTTACAGAAGATTCCTTTGTTAGAATAGGATATGATTACAAAAAATATAATAAGGAAAAAGGAAAGTGGCAGAATTCACCCGGAGGAAAATGGCTTTGGAATATATTCAGAAGTGAGTGGCAGTTTTATGATTTAATTGATAAGAATCATATTTCAGCGGGAAGTTACGGGGAATTTTC contains these protein-coding regions:
- a CDS encoding uracil-DNA glycosylase: MIMKNWKEFLDQEKKEQYFIEIMNKVEQARKITDVYPKEEDMFSCFDLCPYEDIKVVILGQDPYHGENQAHGMSFSVKPNIKVPPSLKNIYKELESDLGIKPPSHGYLISWAKEGVLLMNTSWSVEAGKAASHKSFGWNKFTKKVLDVLNNYDKPLVFILWGNHAINAAKGITNPKHLLIKGIHPSPLAANGGFFGSKPFSQTNTFLEKEGRGAVNWEIPELDGSTPKTKPLKKPAKTKKEPKPKVQTKESEKKAINTEEDTEGMKIEIAENRYRLKENGKWFLINEKDEKLTKQGYDRICGLVKNFLRVKNNGLTGLINLDGEVLHEPEYSHISKYTTEMHEKGFQIFTKNGIGFMNSKGKEIIPPKFYEYKIIGDNCYLAKMKSYGDTAVYDKNGNEIIPPIYHRIEDAGNGYFKIYSKTGKAFDYAYALFSPLGEQLTEFKYGDMGQIHNDFIRARLSPKFVMESPGVQMQNPDRQWTFLDENGKEITDVIFDDAGDFEDGLAPVCIDKKVGFLNTKGELVIDHKYQQYVNMGFDGGLCRVGDENDRMGVINTKGETVIPFEYNVISKFKNGVAFALLGDDGDDFLYIDINNNKYYPKFLQEENRWVCVDSDDNIAENIEINMEREIIEDSINFSFEGKVGFRDSKGKVFIEPIYDETSAFFWGGIAAAQLNGKWGFINRKNEVIVPFEYENAGFIMKGYGVVQKEDESVMLVGENGLFTEDSFVRIGYDYKKYNKEKGKWQNSPGGKWLWNIFRSEWQFYDLIDKNHISAGSYGEFSYLKNSVDYERDYFEVSLKDEDRERYEFAVIADNGEIIFPKNIKDDIVFLEKGQKYDFNRIPNDFLLEAKIKGVKAKMNENFSRAFDDYYLNDHHSKVYEYTGGLQNNFYVSLSAAIFEWIFWRTYETASPYMNMEIVFQKIEALYAFTYSAEKLDRSKMSHDIGYYNDKAEQSGLSEKEKLEVGAVDDIIYYIEKLTRRHYNGSNIVSVVVFARLVLSGAKKKLFNEWLDMVLEKARLHFEIDFYPSWFKAYYDFSTDDIVPREFFFDKDYNYTPESGERLMKEFAEKLQKDKNYFLL